The Capricornis sumatraensis isolate serow.1 chromosome 11, serow.2, whole genome shotgun sequence DNA segment AACGCCCGTGAGCGGGAGAAGTGAGTCCAGCCCCCATGCTGCCTGCCTCCCTCACCATGGGGGTCTTCCCAGGGAAACAGGTCCCCAGAAGCCTCTGCTCGGGGTAGGGTGAGGAGGTGGCCAGACCAGGAGCTCCGCCTCAGTGGCACCAAGGCAGGGCTGGCAGGTGTGCTCAGGCCCTCGGCTTCCTGCCTGGGCAGCCGTGCCTGAAGTCTGCGCCCCCTCAGGTACGACAACATGGCAGAGCTGTTTGCAGTGGTGAAGACGATGCAGGCCTTGGAGAAGGCGTACATCAAGGACTGCGTCACCCCCAACGAGTGAGAGCCCACCTCCCTGCACCACTGGCCCACCCTCTGAAGCTCAGCTCTGGCCTCCGGGGCCAGGTGCTCAGTGGGGAGGGAGAGTGGGCAGTCCGGGGGCAGTGCCCGCATGGGCGTGACTGCACCCAGCTTTCTCCAGGGTTCTGCCCCCGCTCCACTCCCTGGGGCTTCATTGGTGAGAACACTTCGAAGGGTAGCTGGGGGCTCgggcagtcagtccatggggagCCACTGGCCAGGCCTGGCAGCCCGGAGGTATGTGGGGCCTTTGTCTAGCGCGTTTGCGCCCTGCAGCAGCACTGTGAGCTGTCCATGTAGGGGCACTGCCAACACAGCCCAGGAAACAGGCTTAGGAACCTGGCTGGGACCTGCGGGGCCAACTTGCAAAGTCCAGGCTGGTCCTCTGTGGCAGCCATGTTTTGGGCATAACACCCCCACTGCACCCCCTGCACCTTTCAAAGCTTCATGAGAAAGCCTCTGCCCTCATGGCCGGTCTCTGGCCCTTCACGTCTTGTCCATGCGAGCTGCCCCATGTCTGGAAGGGCAGAGGATAAGCAGAAGGGACCCAGAGGCGCTGGCCTGGCACAGCCAGCAGCAGCCTGGCCTCTTCCTCCAGGTACACCGCAGCCTGCTCCCGACTCCTGGTCCAGTATAAGGCGGCCTTCCGGCAGGTCCAGGGCTCAGAAATCAGCTCCATTGATGAATTCTGCCGCAAGTTTCGCGTGAGTGAGCGACTCCTTCACCCCGAGGGACGCGGGCAGGTGTAGGGGCCCAGGGCTGCGGCCGGGCTGCCCTGTGAGGGCCAGCCATGATCCCTCCCTTAGCTGGACTGCCCGCTGGCCATGGAGAGGATCAAGGAGGACCGGCCCATCACCATCAAGGACGACAAAGGCAACCTGAACCGCTGCATCGCCGACGTGGTCTCGGTGCGGGCCCTGTGCACATGAGCCGAACCGGCGGGGGGTCCTccagggcgggggctgggggtccGCTCCAAGGCCCCGCCCCGCCACAGGCCTATGTGGGACGTGTCCTGCATTCCCACCCAGTAGCCCTCTGGCTGCAGGAATGGGTGCAGGGGTAGGCCCATGTGACCCTCCAGCTAAGGCGAgcaaggggcggggtggggcggccCCAGGCCCCTCTTTACAGAGGAACCAGGGTGTCGGGGTTCTGAGCTGGGGGTCCGGGAaatcacacgcacacacactcgcTCCCAGCTCTTTATCACAGTGATGGACAAGCTGCGCCTGGAGATCCGAGCCATGGATGAGGTGCGGCCCTGGGCAGGGAGAAGGGGGGTGCATTCTAAGGAGCCAGGCTCAGGGGGGCGGGTCTTAGCGGGCGCTGTTCCCTTAGATCCAGCCTGACCTGCGGGAGCTGATGGAGACCATGCACCGCATGAGCCACCTGCCCCCGGACTTCGAGGGCCGCCAGACAGTCAGCCAGTGGTGAGTGCCTGTCGCTTGCCAGGGCCCCCAACCctacccacccccaacccctagccccagccccctcccctgcgCACACGCCACCTGGGTCtatagctacacacacacacacatgcatgcacgcacgctTTGGCCCCATAgtccctccacacacacatatatacatacacaaacacacatatatacaaacacacacacacactgcagcccCATAGCTCTCCCTGTCCaccactgcacacacacagaagcgCTATAGCCCTCCCCCCCAGACAGAGCCCCTCCAAGCCCCAtagccttacacacacacaccccagccccacagccctccccctccaccaccacacacacacaggcactgcACCCTGTGCCCTGCAGGCTGCAGACCCTGAGTGGCATGTCGGCCTCAGACGAGCTGGATGACTCCCAGGTGCGCCAGATGCTCTTCGACCTGGAGTCGGCCTACAATGCCTTCAACCGCTTCCTACACGCCTGAGCCCTGGCCCCCCAGGCCCGCCTTCCGCCATGGTTCCTGCTTCCCCGGACACCTGCTTTCCACGACCACCCGTCTGTATCTGTTCATGGCGTCTGGAGTCCCCTCTTCCTAATAAAGCTGTTTTCTGATCTCTCTGCTGCTGAGGGCACTTCTCCCCCTCCAGCCCTTCCCTGTCTGTCCTCTCAGCCCTGGGAGCAGGCATTGGCCTCCCTGGTGGGCACAGTCTGACAAGCAGGCAGGGGTGACTAAATCTGCCGGCCACAGCCACCCCCAGTCTGAGAGCAGGAGGCTGTGCTGCCTGGGCTTGGTGGTCTGGCCACAGCCCCACCAACATCTCCGGCCCTGGAGACGGGCAGCTGGGGCAGGCTTACGCCTTTGCAGCAGGACCTGTCCTCGCGCAGGGCTCACTGGAGTCCCAGCTGACAGCTGCCAAGGGCAGTCCTGACCCAGGAGCAGAGCCAGTGGACAGTTCAGAACCCTTGGACTGGCTTCGCCCAAAGCCTGGTGGGAAGCACCCCCTGCTCCCTGTGCCCGCTCCAGGACCTCGGGCCCGTGCTGTTCACATCCGCTCCCTTCAGGCAGACAGCAGTAAACCAGAGACCAAGGCTCTGGGTGCCAAGGTGGGTTAGTCTCAGCAGCTATGGTGTTGGGACGAGGGACAAGCCAGTTTCACTGTAACATTTTCTTAGTGGTGGTTCTTTGTATCTGGCTTCTAAAGGCAACAAGGTAAAGTGTGGTGTTTCGAGGGGGCAGTGAGGAGGTGCGCTTATGGACTCAGCAAGAGCAGAGGATGACGGGAATGAGCGGGATTGCTAGAAAAGGAGGAGAGGGGTGCAGGAAGACAGATGAGGTGGGGACTGGCCAGTGAAGGCTTAGGATTATACCCAGGAGTCCTGGATGCCAGTGAGGCTCTCagagctgtgtatgtgtgttggggggagcAGAGTtcacacgtatgtgtgtgtgtctctgtgtgagaGCAGGGTGGCAGCTGGGGGCTGACGTCAGTGTGGACTGTGCTGTGTGTGGTGCCCACAGTCGCTGCTGCTGGTCCAGAGACAGCAGTGGGGAGAGAACTCAGGAATTGCACTCGGGCTTGAGTCTTGGGAGGCCCGAGGCTCCTTTGGCCTTCGGGGCTCCTCCCAGTGACCTTGAGGGAGTGGGTGGGGCTTAGCCCCAAAGCCCTGCTGTCTAGGGAGGTCAAGGGGCAGAGGGCCAGGGAGGGTCCTTGGGGTCTCATTGCCTCCACCCACCCATCTCCAGAACCCTTCTCACAGGCGCCCACTACTCCTGCCACCTCCACCTACCATTCTGGATTCTGAAAACTCGAGAGACCTCTAcaccccctgagggagttcagggtggagtgaggcactctgtgctccagggaatctggtgggactggtctttagatagttggatgtttttatgAATAGATTTTAttatctcaatccttgcatctcctcccatctagagaagcactaaatatTTCCCTTcctggtgacatcagatcctcatgactaacaaaaaaccttttgtgaaatgagtgcttcatggtattGGACTCCCCCTTcgccaaaaccttatatattgactttcccccactgccactttggagcagtttctcagagctgagatgctgcctcctgggctgcagtcctcattttgatccaaataaaacttaactcacagctcTTAAGTtgtacatgtttgttttttttttttttttaagtcaacagacTGCAtccctgcttccctgtccatcaccaactcccagagtttacgcaaactcatgtccattgagttggtgatgccatccaaccatctcatcctccgtcgtctccttctccaaccaccttcaatctttcccagcattagggtcttttccgatgagtcagtccatctcatcaggtggccaaagtattggaatttcagcttcagatgaatattcagcactgatttcctttaggatggactggttggatctccttgcagtccaagggactctcaagagtcttctccaaaaccacagttcaaaagcatcaattcggcgctcagctttctttgtagtccaactctcacatccatacatgactactggaaaaaccatagctttgactaaatggacctttgttggcaaagtaatgtctctgctttttaatatcctgtctagtttggtcataacttcttccaaggactaagtgtcttttaatttaatggctgcagtcaccatctgcagtgagtttggacccccaaaaaataaagtctgccactgaaataaagtctgtcactgtttccccatctatttgccatgaagagatgggaccggatgctatgatcttacttTGAGcaactgttgagctttaagccaactttttcactgtcctctttgactttcatcaagaggctctttagttcttcactttctgccataagggcggtgttatctgcatatctgaggttattgatatttctcccagcaatcttgattccagcttgtgcttcctccagcccagcgtttctcatgatgtactccatgtaagttaaacaagcagggtgtcAATAGACAGCcatgacgtactgcttttcctatttggaaccagtctgttgttccatgtccagttctaactgttgcttcctgacctgcatacagatttctcaagaggcaggtcaggtggtctggtattcccatctctttcagacttttccacagtttgttgtgctccacacagtcaaaggctttggcatagtcaatgaagcagaagtagatgtttttctggaactctcttgctttttcaatgattcagcagatgttagcaatctgatctccagttcctctacattttctaaatccagcttgaacatctggaagttcatggttcacatattgttgaagcctggcttggagaattttgaacattactttactagggtgtgagatgagtgcaattgtgcagtagtttgagcattctttggagaagaaaaaggcaaccgactccagtattctggcctgcagaattccatggactgtatagtcggggttgcaaagagtcggacacgaccgagcaactttcactcactcactcacttgagcattctttggcattacctttctttgggattggaatgaaaactgaccttttccagtcctgtggccactgctgagttttccaaatttgctggcatattaagtgcagcagtttcacagcatcatctttcaggatttgaaacagctcaactggaattccatcacctccactagctttgttcgtagtgaagcctcctaaggcccacttgacttcacattccaggatgtctggctctggatcacaccatcatgattatctgggtcatgaagatcttttttgtgcagtagttctgtgtattcttgccacctcttcttaatgttttctgctactgttaggtccatagcatttctgtcctttattgagcccatctttgcatgaaatgtccccttgatatctctaattttcttgaagaaatctctagtctttcccattctattgttttcctctatttctttgcactagtcactgaggaaggctttcttttttcaccttgctgttctttggaactctgcatgcaaatgggtatatctatccttttctcctttactttttgcttctcttcttttcacagatatttttaaggcctcctcagacagccattttgctattttgcatttctttttcttggggatggtcttgatccctctctcctgtacaatgtcacgaacctccatccatagttcatcaggcactctatcagatctagtcccttaaatctacttctcacttccactgtaaaatcgtaagggatttgatttaggtcatacctgaattgtctagtggttttccccagtttcttcattttaagtctgaatttgacaataaggagttgatgatctgagccacagtcagctcctggtcttgttaacataggaacctggaatgttaggtccatgaatcatgcAAATTGAAAGTGCTcaaatgagatggcaagagtgaacg contains these protein-coding regions:
- the VPS28 gene encoding vacuolar protein sorting-associated protein 28 homolog, with the protein product MFHGIPATPGIGAPGNKPELYEEVKLYKNAREREKYDNMAELFAVVKTMQALEKAYIKDCVTPNEYTAACSRLLVQYKAAFRQVQGSEISSIDEFCRKFRLDCPLAMERIKEDRPITIKDDKGNLNRCIADVVSLFITVMDKLRLEIRAMDEIQPDLRELMETMHRMSHLPPDFEGRQTVSQWLQTLSGMSASDELDDSQVRQMLFDLESAYNAFNRFLHA